A region of the Anolis sagrei isolate rAnoSag1 chromosome 4, rAnoSag1.mat, whole genome shotgun sequence genome:
GATTTTAGTTAAGGCTTCATAAAATTTGAAACCGGTTATAACAGATTAAAGCAGTGTACACTGGATTTTACAGAGGGCACAGGCTGTATACATTCTCAAAAGCCTACTAGAGTTTCACCTGACTACAGAAAGATAATgagattttaatgtattgtcgaaggctttcatggccggaatcactgggttgttgtaggttttttcgggctatatggccatgttctagaggcattttctcctgacgtttcgcctgcatctatggcaagcatcctcggaggtagtgaggtctgttgggactaggaaaaatgggtttatatatgttggagctaggtgtgaatgtttcaactatttatttatcgtgtcaggggcaaccagactattgtattacatttctaatagaacaaaacaaacaaacagattaaaaaaaaccaaaaaacacaaagtttgcaaatttggtagttgattaaatgtcctttgagcagtatctggccacttggagtgcctctggtgttgccgcaaggaggtcctccatcgtgcatgtagcagggctcagcttgcattgcagcaggtggtcagtggtttgctcttctccacactcgcatgttgtggattccactttgtggccccatttctgaaggttggctctgcatctcgtaatgccagagtgcagtcttttcagcgccttccaagtcgcccagtcttccgtgtgcccagggggagtctctcatttggtatcagccattggttgaggttctgggtttgagcctgccacttttggactctcgcttgccgaggtgttccaactgaccaccttgaatagcatttgatggcctggcagtgcctggggcaatcttttgttgagaggtgattagatgtccttgtttgtttcctctctattgttttgctgttgtaattttaagagttttttaatactggtagccagattttgttcattttcatggtttcctcctttctgttgaaattgtccacatgcttgtggatttcaatggcttctctgtgtagcctgacatggtgttgtgagagtggtccagcatttctgtgttctcaaataatatgctgtgtccatgctggttcatcaggtgctctgctatggctgacttctctggttgaagtagtctgcagtgcctttcgtgttccttgagaTGAGATTTTGAGACATGGAAAGAGTTGAGGATATGCTTTCCATCTGTTAGAAGAATCTGCAGTACCTACATTCCTGATTTGGTGATTTGCTTCTGTGGTGATCTGGTGAAAATCTGTCTCCAGTCCTCCATTCATGTCCATGAGCATTCTGAGGTCTTGCAAGTAGCTCATGGGCTGCTTCTGTGGCCGTGGTGGCTAGAGTTCCCATGTCAATGGGGCAGTGAATTCAGGTTTTAATGGAGACTTTCAAGGAGCTTTCCAATGTACTGTGGCCTTTCCTCTAGTATAGATGCAGAACCTTGAATAATGTCCAACTCCGCCTCTAATGGAAGGCATTCACTTCGCCTCCAATGCAGTAACTCCCTGCATGGGAGTTACTATCACTCAGTTTTGCAGGCCAAATGGGTCTGTTCTGTCCCATATTCAGTATACTTTTGCAGGCAATGGGAGTCACTGAATGGCACAACAACCCAACAAGCTTGATGAATTTGGCCCAAGTGTCCATTCCACCTCTGTGTGTCCCTAAAAACATGCCATCTTTTAGGTCTTTCTGTCTGGTTTCAACAGGCTCTCTATGCTTTGTTTACGCATACTTCCAAGTTGTCTGTTGGCTTTGATCCCATGACTTTGactggattttcttaggcaaggaagattcagaggtggttttgccagttcctgctTCTGAAACACAGCTTGTCCCGAACTGTATACAGTATTGTTTGGTATCTGCTAACCATTTATGTCATAAGCAGAATGTCCTGTTCTAGGATCGTTCTCAGTCTCCTGTGGGTGGCTCTCTTTGTCACATGCTTATACATGTTACATTTAGAAATAAGTACTCCTATGTTTAGTTGGACTCTCTCCTAAGAAAGTGTGTTTAAGTATAGCCTGGTTTATGAAAGTCACTTTTCTTTGACTTAACCTGGGTGAAAAAGGAAAAGAGTGGTTAAATTTGACAGCATACTTTGGGACAACATGGTTGGGTTTGGGCTATAATTGGTCACATATTGAGGAGAACTATAGACTGAATGGTTTTCCTCTTCTCACTTTCCCACCCTCCATCTTTTTTCTATTCTTGTCCAGGAATGCAGTAGAAAGATGCCTTGAAAATGTGATTTTATAGTGTAAAGTGCCAGGATGGGAAAGCAGGGTGGGTCTTTTTTTGTTCTAGAAGACCTCTGACGTTCTGATTTCCGTTTTCTCCCAGTGTACCAATGGCCACTTGATGTGTGCTGGGTGCTTCATCCACCTCCTGGCAGATGCCCGGCTGAAAGAGGAACAGGCCACGTGCCCCAATTGTCGGTGTGAGATCAGCAAGAGCCTTTGCTGCCGAAATCTGGCCGTCGAAAAGGCAGTAAGCGAGCTGCCCTCCGAGTGCGGCTTCTGCCTGCGGCAGTTTCCTCGCTCTCTTCTGGAGAGACATCAGAAAGAAGAATGCCAGGACAGGTAGGCTGCCACGCTTGCTACCTTTGCATCCAagactgtgtgccaagtgtatTGTACGATCCACAGTTTGGGAAGGACGAATCATGGTGCCTGGTTATCAAAACACTTGGGCTTTCTGCTCTGCTTTCTGGGAAGGTGAAAGGGTGGGCACTGTGTGAAATAATGTTTTGCATTGATAAAGGCTTATTTCTGAAGGAACAAGGTCACATTAAAAGCAAGGATTTGAAGCATCTTCCTTCTGAAGAACATCTTAGACTTTCTTGGTTGGTTATTCTTTACAGAACTACCCAGAAGGGGATATAAGAGACTTATGAGGTGTGCAGATGCTATAGAAATCTGTCTCGTACCAGATCACAGAAATCATCTGGTTAAATGGATCAACAGCAAGGATGTCTTATTTCATGTAGCATATCATTAcacttttttaaaactaaaatctCATGTATGTTTCATTTGTTACAACCAGTCAATAGTGTTCATCTGCCATTGTGGTAGAAGGATATCCATTTGGTTCCCTGGAGGTACTTCCTGTTGCCACTGGACTGAGCGTGGTCTCTCTCTCTGATACAGCCTGAGTGATGCCTTGTTGTTTGGGAAATTTTTCCTATATTTACACACATAGTGTGGATGGTGCTGAGTAACTGGCTTTTAGACTCCTGCAGCAGTCTGTTTTGTTattacggttctggtccagcctACTTGTcggaacgcatctgcctctacgtcccacctcgtaacttaagatcatccggggaggccctcctctcacttccaccaacatcacaaatgcggctggtggggatgagagacagggccttctcagtggtggccccgcgcCTGTGGAACGAGTTTCCGAGCGAGATAAGATcaatcccatccctcctggctttcaggaagaaagtaaaattgtggctatgggaccaggctttctgTCAGCAGACATAAATTAGCACTTAGTGGAAAGGCGATTTACATGAGGATACGATTCTATTTGGtaataaatgtttttatattgtttaattagtGGCTTAcgtattttatgaattttatatattttagtggtttgatggtttgtttaatggttattgtattgttcgtgtaatggcatcgaattgctgcctatgtaagccatcctgagtcccccttttggggtagagaagagaagggatataaataccagaaataaataataaatatgtgaagtTCCAGCATTAAATAGTATTGGAGTTGAAAAGACATAGAGGGTTTCTTACTGTTTACCAGGGTATATTGCCTAAATTGTATTTACAGGATGATTAGTTTGTCCAACAACTTCTTAAGGAAATTGTGCCTAGAAGTTCTGCTGCTGTTTAATTTGGTAGTAAAAAGGGTTTGATGGACCAGGGCCTCAACTCAACCTGACTCCTTGTGGTCTAGAGTTCTTGTTGGCGAAAACCTTGCTGGACTTTGTGGTGTTGCAGCATCCTTCATCCCGTGGCCTTTCAGGCCGCTACTTATTTGAGCTTTGTCTTCCTCTTATACTGCAGGGTCACTCGGTGCAAGTACAAGCGGATTGGGTGCCCGTGGCAGGGGCCTTTCCATGAGCTCACCGTCCACGAGGCGGAATGCACACACCCCACCAAGACTGGGAACGAGCTGATGGAGATCCTAGACGAAATGGACCAAACGCATAAGAAGGAGATGCAGCTCTACAACAGCATCTTTGGCCTGCTCAGCTTTGAGAAAATCGGCTATACAGGTAATTGCTGGGTTTTGCCAAGGCTGCAGAGAAAAACAGCCTTAGTTccctttttttccaaaaaaagaaagaaaatgctttGTCTTTTTCCTTTACCCAATGTTGTCAATTGTCTACTGATTGAACGTTCCTCTAGGCCAGAAGAACGGGTCTTTGCTGAGCAGGCAGGGCCACTGGACCAAATGTCTGCTCCAGCAAACCACTCTGTTGGATTCCTTTGTGTCTGCTTGAGAGCTCCAGATGAGGGTCCCTCCTGGGTCAGGCAGGGATGGTGGTGGTGAGTGCCTCAGAGGTCATGTATGAGGTGAGGAAGTCAAGTGGCAGGTCATTGTGAGGCCTGTGCACTGGATTTGTCTCTCGGATTGCTTGCTCAGAGGCTGGCAGCCTGGTTCTTCGGGAGGCCCTTGCTGATTGGTAGTATTGATCCCACCCAGAAGAAGGACAACTTTGCAACTGAAGGTAAGGTGCTGGTGTTGCCTTTGGACCCAAACTGTGGATTAAAACTAGTGCTGTCTCTATCagtgggtaggtgggtgggtgtgAGCACACCGTGTATGATCTGACTTGAATGATGTTTGGTTTGGGAATCTGGTTTATGAATAACATGCACTTTGGGGTCTTTCCTTGTGGAATGAAGTATTAAGAAACTCCTACCTTTGGTCCAGAATCTTGTTTTCGTGAGCTAGTTGTTTTGCGTGGTGGTTTTATGCCTGCTTATGCTTTCTTGAGGGTTCCTTTCGGAAGGAGACATTTCTACtgcattttctgattttcttgaTTTAGAGCATAAACCTACCGTGTGAGTTTGTGTctcgtgtgcgtgtgcgtgtgtgtgtgtgtgtgtgtgtgtgtgtgtgtgtgtgtgtagactgtaataataaatattcagGAACAAGGAAGAAGCAAACTGGCTTCTAACCTGGTGGAGGTGAATTATGTTTGCAGGTAAGTTTGTGTCTCTAATGGTATCCTGAAGCAGGCTTGAAAATGTGTTTAATGACTGTGGGGTTtcttgagggagggagggagcgagagaGGGGAAATGATGTAGAAGTTCCCTTTTCTTTTGCTGAAAATGTTCCTTCTTTCCTACGCAGAGGATCCACATGGATGTAGCCTTCTGTCTCCACTCCTAAGGGAGCAGGTGCTGCATGCAGCCTGAAGGGATGCTTTGTGCGTCTCTCTCTCTTTTCGCTGAATGGAGAGGAAGTGCTTTAGTGCTTGCAAAGCAGCATGGAGTCCTGGTGAACTCCAGCTATGAGATAAGGCGACAAGTTACCTCTGCTGTTGGGAGATATTCATAGCTCCCAGTGGAATCAGGTCGGCAGGCAATTCAAGTTGATGGTGTCAAAGCTGAATGCGAAAAGAAAACGAAGAGCCAGGCAGGGAGGGGAGTGGGCTGTCAACCTCCATAGGTGGGGGGTGGAAGCAAATGTCACTCACCTGGTGTGTTTGAGCACTGCCTTTTGTGAGAGAAGCCAGGTGGGCACTCTGATCTGCCTTAGCAAGGAGACGGCTGCTAGTCGGAGAGGCAGGGGCACTTGATACTTGGAGAGGACAAAAAGGAAAGGGCTGAGTCGGGCTGGTTGTGTGGCTTGAATAACTCCATCGCCTCCTTTGTCCAGGTATCGCTGCTGCGCTCTCCTAACAGTCCTCTGGAAACACCGAAGGATGCAAAAAAGTCCACAGAGGTTCCCTGCCCCTGAGTTTGCCCCGGGAGAGTCCcaagggttttgtgtgccaaagaCTTTAAAAAACACTTGAGCCAACCAATCTTGATAAActtgaacaaaacaaaacacctcaCTGCACTATGGACTCTACCAGAAAGAATGTTTTGAACAGACTGACAGCGAACTGTGCTAAACCGTATGGGCCTAGGATTGACTAGAGCCTTGAACGAGGCAGTGTGCTGATCATTGTCTCTTGTGTATCtctttctgggattttctgcactGTGAAACACCAGCAGGCCTTTACTCCTCCGTCCCAGCACACCCCATCCCTTGTTTCTTGGTTTACACTGTGGTGATGATACAGCTGAAGACTTTTGTATTGTTGATTTGAATAAAATAAAGGTGCTATGTTACAAGAATTGCCTTCTCTGACTTGGTTTTTATGCATCCATGATGTTGGTTTGGGCAACATTATGCatttatgattctgtgaatttATGCTTCTACTTGGTATGAACCTGGAGCCACCTGCCTTGTTCCTGCTGTGCTGAATGAGCATGAAGGGTCTCCGTCACTGCCTCTGAGTCTCCCAGGAAATCTTAAGCAGGTACTGGAAGAGGCCTCCCACTTGATGTTCCTGAAGGTCTGGCCTTGTATCTAAAGTCTGAATATGAGAGCTATGAGGCCATTGTGCACTGCAAAACCACTCTGGGTGGTTTAGTAAGGAAGCAATGCAACAAAAGGTTCTGAAATGCGAAGATGGAAGACACAACGATGAGGGGAAAATGCCACCTTTGGATGAATAAACATGGAGTTTGAGGCGTACCACTTTACTGAATGCTGATCCTAGGATTGGTCACTTTTTGTGTTCTGCTGCAGTGTTCTTCCATGAGAGAGGAACGGAGGAGGGGGTGTTTGCATCGGTAGGGGTTTCATTGACTGTATTTGAGCTTCAccacttcttctttctctctacctctgtctctctttccttccttccttccctgaaaGATGAAACTGTGAAGTGGTTTTAAAAGTTCTGTAATGCATTGATGTTTTTATCTCCTTCTCTCCCCCATCCCTCCGAGAAGCCAAGTGGCTTCTTTCCCTAACTAGCTCTGAATGGCTACTCTCACCCTGGCCTCCATACGTCATGGCAGAGAAGGCCCCACACAGTAGCTTCCAGGTAACGTGAGCTTTGTTTCTTCCTGCTGTCGGCTTCCGTGAAGGTCTAACTCTTGCTTGtctctcctccccttctcctccccctctccccacTCCCTTCTTCATGCTCTCTTGCAGAGGTCCAGTTCCGTCCGTACCGCACCGACGACTTCATCACCCGCCTCTACTACGAGACGCCGCGGTTCACGGTGCTGAACCAGACCTGGGTCTTGAAGGCTCGGGTGAACGACTCGGAGCGCAACCCCAACCTCTCGTGCAAACGGACCCTCTCTTTCCAGCTGATTCTCAAGAGCAAGATCAACTCCCCCATGGAGTGTTCGTTCCTGCTGCTCAAGGGACCCTACGACGACGTAAAAATCAACCCCGTGATCTATCACTTTGTGTTCACCAACGAAAACAACGAGACGGACTATGTGCCCCTCCCCATCATAGACTCTGTGGAATGTAACAAATTGCTGGCAGCCAAGAACATCAACCTGCGTCTCTTTATATTCCAGATACAGAAGTAAAGTGTAAGCTAAAAGCTTGGGCTTTTCCAGGTGTGACAGAGTGAgcgtgagagaaagagagagagagagagagagagagagagagagaaagaatgcacCACTGAACCAGAGTTACCTCGTATGGCTGCCTCGGCCCCTTTATGATCCCACAATTATTTGGTTATTTTAAACGAATCTTTTGCATGTGTGGAATACGGCAAGCTTTTGAACGTGGCTGCTGCCTTCCTCGTCTCTCTCCATCTCTGCTAAGAACAGGTGGCTGGCTGGGGAGCTGGGCGCATGCCGGCTACGGGCCAGGCCTGAGAGAGAGCCAGGAGGGGCCGGCCGGCAACCCCCACCTGTCAATACATTGTGAAAAGGCTGCCTTTGTGTCATGGTTGTTTGTGATCTCCGCAAGATATCAGTGTCCAAAGTGGTGGTGGGTCAGGGTCTATGCTGCCCTCCAGAACCTGGAAGTGGTGGGTTCTGTTTTATGTTACTGGAATAAAAATCAATGTGGGGGTGTAGGGGTGGGAGGGGACCCCAAGTAGACACCTTCAGGGACCCCAGTCAAGGGgacttttgctttcttttccttcttttgtgtGGCCAGGCTGCTTCAAGCTGAGCTGAAGGACCACATTGCAAGGGAGAGCAAGGAGATCATCACACTACACTCTTAACACACCATTACTCCACTTTGTAGATTATCACACGACATGGTTAAAGACTTGGTATCCCACTTCACATCCAATGGCTGCCTCCTTTTGAATACTGGGAGTTTCAGTTTAGGGAGAGACCTTCAAAATTCTCATCCCGAGAGGTCCTggacctcactgaactacaaacctcagaagtCTTCAGGAGGCAGCCAGAGGATTTAAAGTGGGATGCCAACTCCTTAAAGCATAATgaagtggttcctaacctttgggcctccagatgttttggatgatAGGAACAGCTCCCACTGTTCCTAATTCCTAATAagctaactgggatttctggaagttgaagtccaaaacaattggaagcccaaaggttgggaaacactgatgtaATGTGATAATAACTTCTGTAACTGCTTTCTGTGGAATTA
Encoded here:
- the ZFTRAF1 gene encoding zinc finger TRAF-type-containing protein 1, encoding MSGPDEREAGAGGGGGVGAGAAVAALGEAAGPVPGGAEEAGPPLGPGVAAGGGGGGRQAEPGAERDSDAPPKKRLKLPGGAEGGGGGGGGVKLEERLYSVLCCTVCLDLPKASVYQCTNGHLMCAGCFIHLLADARLKEEQATCPNCRCEISKSLCCRNLAVEKAVSELPSECGFCLRQFPRSLLERHQKEECQDRVTRCKYKRIGCPWQGPFHELTVHEAECTHPTKTGNELMEILDEMDQTHKKEMQLYNSIFGLLSFEKIGYTEVQFRPYRTDDFITRLYYETPRFTVLNQTWVLKARVNDSERNPNLSCKRTLSFQLILKSKINSPMECSFLLLKGPYDDVKINPVIYHFVFTNENNETDYVPLPIIDSVECNKLLAAKNINLRLFIFQIQK